One window of Pyrus communis chromosome 12, drPyrComm1.1, whole genome shotgun sequence genomic DNA carries:
- the LOC137711559 gene encoding ubiquitin carboxyl-terminal hydrolase 9-like yields the protein MTIPDSDFMMENGVSCLPNTPEEEKRIVDELARKSDANVKEGNLFYVVSNRWHSSWKRYVEQGTGKHLYDEQDSVSQKLDLLSSKNIARPGPIDNSDIVVNESEDGDLQLHRTLVEEHDYVLVSQEVWEKLFDWYKGGPALPRKMISQGDLIKNLMVEVYPLCLKIIDSKDSSQTVIRLSKKATVQELYEKVCKIRGIEQQKARIWDYFNMKKNSFLSASNQTLEQLNLQMDQEILLEVQVNGNLSSQFSMDSTGNELALVPLEPSRSSMTIAGGPSLSNGHSMDYSYNNLHQGSALSSSTSTETDDKSYVYNPMKKLDRGGLAGLQNLGNTCFMNSSLQCLVHTPPLVEYFLQDYSDEINTDNPLGMHGELALAFGELLRKLWSSGRTTIAPRAFKGKLSRFAPQFSGYNQHDSQELLAFLLDGLHEDLNRVKSKPYIETKDSDGRPDEEVAIECWKNHKARNDSLIVDVCQGQYKSTLVCPVCSKVSITFDPFMYLSLPLPSTVTRSMTVTVLYGDGRGLPLPYTVTLIKDRCCKDLIEALATACCLNSDETLRLAEVYDHRIYRYLDNLSEPLSSIKNDDRIVAYRYSKEVASRTRLEIIHRRQEKCALDPLKGQRKLFGTPLVAYLGEDRITGVDVGRAVSKILLPLKRVVKLHSTKQNGLVSEAIHEPSNSHNLRPTENIELEETSSGELSFQLFLADERGTNCKPLEKSSSISPGKIVKIFADWTDQEDEVYDASYLRDLPEVHKNGFTAKKTRQEAISLFTCLEAFLKEEPLGPDDMWYCPKCKEHRQATKKLDLWMLPEVLVFHLKRFSYSRYSKNKLDTLVTFPIHNLDLSQYVKSKDGKPHLYELYAISNHYGGLGGGHYTAYAKLIDENRWYHFDDGHVSPVNETDIKTSAAYVLFYRRVKSGQNTGEAESSGTHMES from the exons GTGGCACTCAAGCTGGAAGAGGTATGTTGAGCAAGGCACTGGAAAACATCTATATGACGAGCAGGATTCTGTGTCTCAAAAGTTGGATCTGCTCTCATCTAAAAACATAGCTAGACCTGGACCTATTGATAATTCTGATATAGTTGTAAATGAATCTGAGGACGGCGATTTACAGCTTCATAGAACACTGGTGGAAGAGCATGACTATGTCTTAGTTTCTCAAGAAGTTTGGGAAAAGCTTTTCGACTG GTACAAAGGAGGTCCAGCATTACCAAGAAAGATGATTTCTCAGGGTGACCTTATCAAGAATCTGATGGTGGAGGTCTACCCGCTCTGTCTTAAGATTATTGATTCAAAAGACAGCAGCCAGACAGTTATAAGATTAAGCAAAAAG GCTACTGTACAGGAGCTTTACGAGAAGGTGTGCAAAATTAGAGGAATAGAGCAACAAAAG GCTCGTATTTGGGACTACTTCAACATGAAGAAGAATTCATTTTTGAGTGCTTCAAACCAAACCCTGGAGCAGCTGAACTTGCAGATGGATCAAGAA ATTCTTCTTGAGGTGCAAGTTAATGGGAACTTATCTTCTCAATTCTCCATGGATTCAACAGGAAATGAGTTAGCATTGGTACCCCTAGAACCATCAAGGTCATCTATGACAATTGCAGGAGGGCCTTCCTTGTCAAATGGTCATTCAATGGATTATAGTTATAATAATTTGCACCAGGGAAGTGCCTTAAGCAGCTCAACATCAACAGAAACAGATGATAAAAGTTATGTTTATAATCCAATGAAAAAATTAGATAGGGGAGGTTTGGCTGGATTGCAAAATCTTGGAAACACATGTTTTATGAATAGTTCACTTCAGTGCTTAGTCCATACGCCTCCACTTGTTGAGTATTTCTTGCAAGATTACTCCGATGAGATCAACACTGACAATCCTTTAGGGATGCAT GGTGAGCTTGCTCTTGCCTTCGGTGAGTTGTTGAGAAAATTGTGGTCATCAGGACGAACAACAATTGCACCACGTGCTTTCAAGGGAAAACTTTCTCGATTTGCTCCCCAGTTTAGTGGCTATAATCAACATGATTCTCAA GAACTTCTTGCTTTCTTACTTGATGGACTACATGAAGATTTGAATCGTGTCAAGAGTAAGCCATACATTGAAACAAAAGATTCAGATGGTCGTCCAGATGaggaagttgcaattgaatgtTGGAAAAATCACAAGGCCCGAAATGATTCATTGATTGTGGATGTTTGCCAA GGTCAATATAAATCAACATTGGTATGCCCAGTTTGTAGCAAGGTTTCAATTACTTTTGATCCCTTTATGTACTTATCATTGCCACTACCTTCAACTGTCACCCGGTCAATGACGGTAACTGTGCTTTATGGAGATGGGCGTGGGCTTCCACTTCCGTACACTGTAACCTTGATAAAAGATCGGTGCTGTAAGGATCTTATTGAGGCATTGGCTACCGCATGCTGCTTAAACAGTGATGAAACCCTTCGGCTTGCTGAG GTGTATGACCATCGAATTTATCGATATTTGGACAACCTTTCAGAACCATTGTCTTCAATTAAGAATGATGATCGGATTGTGGCCTATAGATATTCTAAAGAAGTAGCTTCCAGAACCAGACTTGAAATTATTCATCGACGGCAGGAAAA ATGTGCTTTAGATCCTCTGAAGGGTCAGAGAAAGCTTTTTGGAACACCTTTGGTTGCCTATCTAGGAGAAGACCGGATAACTGGTGTTGATGTCGGTAGAGCTGTTTCTAAAATTCTGTTGCCTTTGAAGAGAGTGGTTAAGCTTCATAGCACGAAACAAAATGGATTAGTTTCAGAAGCCATTCATGAACCATCAAACAGCCACAATTTGAGGCCCACGGAGAACATAGAACTAGAGGAAACATCAAGTGGCGAGTTATCCTTCCAGCTATTTTTAGCTGATGAGAGGGGTACGAACTGCAAACCACTTGAAAAGTCTTCATCCATAAGTCCCGGTAAAATCGTAAAGATATTTGCGGACTGGACCGACCAAGAAGACGAAGTATATGATGCTAGCTATCTCAGGGATCTACCTGAGGTACACAAGAATGGGTTCACAGCAAAGAAAACTCGGCAAGAAGCTATTTCCTTATTTACATGCTTGGAGGCATTTTTGAAGGAAGAACCTCTAGGTCCCGATGATATGTG GTACTGCCCTAAGTGCAAGGAACATAGACAAGCTACAAAGAAACTGGATTTGTGGATGTTGCCGGAGGTTCTTGTTTTTCACCTGAAACGGTTCTCATATAGCAGATACTCAAAGAATAAACTTGATACTCTGGTGACTTTTCCAATTCATAATCTTGATTTGAGTCAATATGTGAAAAGCAAGGATGGAAAGCCTCATCTCTATGAGCTATACGCCATTAGCAACCATTACGGCGGTCTAGGTGGTGGGCACTACACTGCATATGCCAAG TTGATTGATGAGAACAGATGGTACCATTTTGACGACGGTCACGTATCTCCGGTCAATGAAACTGATATCAAGACTTCGGCCGCCTATGTGCTGTTTTATCGGAGAGTTAAAAGTGGACAAAATACCGGAGAGGCCGAGTCATCAGGGACTCATATGGAATCTTGA